From the Oncorhynchus keta strain PuntledgeMale-10-30-2019 chromosome 13, Oket_V2, whole genome shotgun sequence genome, the window GATGACATTTCAACAACCTTCAAGAGTACTTTGGGGGAATGGCTTTGTGGGTTGACATAGAATCTAGAGTGTGGTTTTCTGTTGTGGACATCATGCAGGATGCCAAGATGCTTTCTGTGACACTTGGTGCAGGGTTTCTTCAAGTTACACTCTGAAGCCATATGTGGGTGTATGGAACATTGTCTGGTTGGTGAGGATTTGGAGGTAGAATTGGAACCATGCAGGACTGTAGCTGTATTAGATGAGGGCTTGGAGAATGTCTGGCGACCTTTTACTTTGTGTCCAAGATGGTGCTTGGTGGAGCTCATCAACCTGGACAGCAACTGCCTGACACTCTGCTTCATCTTGCAGCCACAAGGAGAAGTCCTTCAGATTGTACTGGACACCTGGCCTGGTTCTGTGTTCATGATGGGCATAACTGGCAACTTGTTCTCCTGATaacttactgaggagttgctaaACATGGGAGGAGCAGGCCAGCTCAGCAGATCCCTCGCTGTGCTGGAATGACTGGAGCATCCCCACCAGTGAGCGGATTCGAAGGGCAAAGCTACTGAAAGCTCTTGCTTGAATCACCTGGGCAGATTCTGAATGGTTGCTATCTCTCTCAGGACTAGGTGGTGGGGTTGGCCATACTTCTGGTCCAGTGCTAAGGAGTATGGCTGGGGTTCATTAGCATAAGCCAGGCCTATATGGCAGGCAGAGACCAAGTGCAGGTGATCCAAGAGGATGTGGTACTTGTACTTCTCCATTTCCTCCTCTGGCAGTAGGTTTGTGAGGGCCATTCTTAATGTTGCAAACTCTTCAGGATCTTCGTGAATGAAGTTGGGGAAGGAAGGTTCCTCTATCCAGGCTGAATACCTGGGTCTCTCCGGAGCCACTTGTGGGGTGTGAATTGGTACTACTGGGACTGGTTGGGGTCTACCATACTGCTGAAGGGTAGCACACTGGGGGGTTCATCTGGGGTCCCTCTGGGTTCGGGACGTTCTGGGTTTGAGTGGTGGGGACGTTTCAAGGTTTGTGCGCTGGGTAACGAGGCTGACTTGGTGTAGGACTTGCATAGGACGGGGTAGGATAAATCTCTGGGTGGAGGAGGCTGGTATTATTTGGAATAGTCTTGCGGCTCTGGGTAGTAATTGTGGTTCTTGGTGAAACTGCACAGTAGGTTGAGAGTTCATGAGAGATTCAGAGTGCATAGGAGGTCGATAGCGCATGGAAGGCCAGTACACATCAGGTAGGGATGGAGCTTGTGAGGATGCTGATTGTTCAGGCTGAGGGGTTGGTAAAATGTAACCTGTAGGGAGGGGAAGAGACTCCGGTTTACTTTGTGGAGGGTTGGGAGGGGGGGATATGCTTCTTAATAAAAACCTATTTGAAGCAAGCCATTACACTTCGTTAATATCATGGCAttgcattattattattcatgttattacTTAAATATGAATCAACAAATTAAGAAATGCCAGGCTGGAGAGGATACGTCACTTTTTTATTGACAACATTATTGGAATCAAAATAAAGATAATAAAGATAATTTAGGCCTACCTGGTCTTTGTCTGTTGGCTTTTATGCATATAATTTGTTATAATACAGGTCCTATTTCGATGCACAAAACCATTCAAGCAAAGTCCGATGGGTTTACTCGGATAATGTCACAGACCCTGCTGCTGCGGTCCTTCGATGGCCGTGGCATTGACATACGTTCTTCAAAGAGAGGATGGCGTAATGAGAGAAATAATGTAGCCTAAGCTACTGAAAACAGGCATTTTACAACATTAAATCATGACTGGAGCATTTCATTCTTATTAAAGAGAGATGGAGTCCAGATATGCTACTTTAGGAAACTTTCTGAAtagacatataggcctatggaaaGAATCAGCGATCTCGCGCTCTCTCACTTCTGTAAAGCACCCGTCAATCATGTCAGCTACAAGAGCAAATATTTATCCTTTGCTTAAAACTTATTTAAAAACCTAACTTAGGCTTTCTGAAATTAGGCTATAAGATAATGACTTGACAAGGAAAGTATGAAGGGGACAGCTATACTATAGTATGGAGATGAAATTGACAATCATTAAAATAGAAATGAATACACGTAACATGTCCACAGACCTTTTTATCAGCGATGTCGCTTATCGAGGGGGCGAGTGTTGGAAATGCTTTTCAAATACTGTGAGGAACTATTATAATTTGAATGAATGTTAAAACACATTTACTTTGACTCACTGTGTTgaataattattttttttactgagAAGGTGAGCTGGAAACTTTCCTACATTTGACATTTGTGAGAAGCAAGTCAGGTTTAATTTATTTACTAGCAAGTTAGCAAGCAATGAAAACGTGCATTGTGTAAAAGAAAGTACATATCAATGTTTTTACTAAAGTCCCATAGCCGATAGGCTCTACATACCTGCGCGTCTAGGGATTAGCTGGTCAAGCATCAAAGGTCAATTGGAAAGAGATGTAGAACATTTTAGTAGACAAAGTTAGAAAAACAATTGCTTTATAATCGTTAGTAATTACTCCCGCTATTAGGTCAAGTTTATCTTCATAAAATtaaagtaaataaaaataaatcctaaaatgaatgtaggcctatttaaaatgtttttttaaatgttattttcatGGTCTTCATCTCTAACCGTCAGTTACACGGTAAACGTCGCAGCCCTATGCATACGGGGTCTTAATAGTGACGGCAGGGCTAGTTCTAACTGCAGGACTTGGTGACTAGATAATGGGAGACGAAAGTGAGAGACGATAATGAGTAAAGACGCCTGCCTTCCATCATTGAGGACATGCATTTCCATCGTTAAGAGAGGTCACtctacagtgtagacattgttaacgtcgtaaatgactattgtagctggaaacggctgactttaaaaaaaaaatgaatatcaacataggcatacagaggtccattatcagcaaccatcactcctgtgttccaatggcacgttgtgttagttaatccaagataattttaaaatgctaattgatcattagaaaacccctttgcaattgttagcacagctgaaaactgttgtactgattaaagaagcaattcaactggccttctttagactagtgtTACGTAAAAGTTCAaataagagcagcagtaaaataagaGGCTACAGGGGGTAGCGGTACAGTTAATAtgtgagggtacaggttagttgaggtaatttaagtaatatgtacatgtaagtagagtttgtgactatgcatagataataaacaagagtatcagcagtgtaaaaggggggGCAATCGTAAAGAATTGCTATTTCTTATGCAAGTGACCAGCCTACTGCTAAATACATGGCTACAACTCACAGTAAAGCCTGTGGGGTCCCCTACAGGATAGCTCCCACATTACACACATAATCTCCCTTTTAGTCGAACACTGTGTGCCCGAAGAGGATTCTACGATGACGGACAGACAACTGAGCCAATGGCGGaagactacagactacacccCAGCTGAACTGTTCTGTATAAATTGTGTGTGTAGCGGTTAACTCGCTCTCTTTTCCTGCTGGTCTGATGGGCTAACGGAAGGGCCGTATTTACTTGTACCAGATATTCTCACTCTGAATAAACTGTCGCTTGTCGTACAAATTTTACCACCTTGTCTGAATCGATCCTTAACCGGCTCACCCTTCTACATATCCTTTTAtcaacacaatgcaaatagtctgggtagccatttgattagctgttcaagaGTCATAttgctttggggtagaagctgttaagaagccttttgaacctagacttggtgctccggtaccgcttgccatgtgggaaaagagagaacagtctatgactagggtggctggagtcttttacaatttttagggccttcatctgacaccacctggtatagaggtcttggatggcaggaagcttggccccagtgatgtactgggccgtatgcactaccctatgtgtagtgccttgtggtcggaggctaagcagttgccataccaggcagtgatgcaaccatgctctcgatggtgtagctgtatcactttttgaggatctaaggacccatgccaaatcttttcagtctcctgagggggaataggctttgtcgtgccctcttcacaactggcttggtgtgtttggaccatgatagtttgttggtgatgtggacaccaaggaactttaatctctcaacctgttccaccagagcccgtcgatgagaatgggggtgtgctcggtcctccttttcctggagtccacaatcatctcgaTCACGTTGACAGAGAGGTTATGACCACGGTGTTTAGTCAGATTCATGATATTCCACACcgttcaggtggatggattatcttggcataggagaaatgctcactaacatgtatgtaaacaaatttgtgcagaaaaggagagaaataagcattttgtgtatagaacatttctggaatcttttattttaGTTCATGGAACATGcggccaacactttacatgttgttatatatttTTGACCAAGTGCGCATGCGCCAAATCCACTTAAAGGAGAATCGTCATTCAACGTCTCCTGTAAGCCCAGATCCTGGTTCAGATTAGGCTGTGTTTTTCTGGGTCTATTTAGTCAGTTATAGTATTGTCAATTGTCACTGAAAAATAGGTGTTTGACGAATATTTAGTGACTTTTTGTTGAAGAAATGAAAACTGGAGCAGAGTTATTTTTAGAGCTATAGCCTGCAATAAGACAGAACAACCTAGATCTGGTACAGTGTGGCGATGCAGATCTTACCATTACTAAATTACTACTTGCTTGCCTACGAAACCCTATTAATTCATTTGAAACTGATTTGTGAGTAAAAATATGTAGTCAGACAACCTTTTTACAAAACAAAAGCCTGAAAGGACTTTAATACTTCATACAAAGTAAACATTTTTGAGTCAAGGACGGACTATGATGCGCTGGTATAATAGGGTTGTTCTAcgaatacactctacaatacaaatAATTCCAAAATGCATTGTCATAGTTACACTGTGGCTTTCCTATGGGTAGAATAGAATGCTCATTGAATCCTAATTCTATGGGTTATAGAGTATCTATTGAAGCCACATCAAACTTTAACAATAGCTTTTCCAATGTTTTCTCCCTGCAGCATTCCCATAAAGGCAGCAGGCATGTTCTCAAAGCCTTCAGTGACTTGCTCACGACACTGCAGTTTCCCCTGTGGATGAAAACACTACATTATGGCATGGTCATTCAGCAGTCacctcccagctagcacatttggttccttggaagttttGGGAATGTAcatttttggtttcccattgattctgggaacgaagccataATTTTCCTGATTGttaaaacaaaatgttttttaaacGTTCTGAGTACGAAAGTGAAAATTGCAAAAGCTTGCAATCAGGCCTTCCGGCTAATGGAAGATTTGATAAGCCTTTTCAATTCTAGTTAAGGATACGATAGTTATCaaattggatttattaactacaaaaaggtataatgtgtttttattttaattctgATGCCACAAAAAAACGATCTACAGTCACTTTTCTGGGGTTCGAActggttcagaactttattttgcttGTCAGAGCAGTGGAAAGGAACAAAAAAAAATGGGAAAATAATTTGTTCCAACCCTGCTTTTAACTTCTTTAactcatacaaagctgttcattttagtctattaAAACAGACCCTATTTCAAAGgatcattaagatcaggtgtggccaattagtgggcgcGGCCAACAAACATGAACACACTTAGCAAGAAAGAATTATTATAAAAATTTTTAAAAACATTCTTACTACATTCTTTGAACGTTGCTAATGTTTTCTTATGGAaggttttcttaatgttctgagaacgactttaaatagaaccatgaggaaacctgtcaAACGTTATGCTGAactactgaaattcccacagaagaacgttgtttcttaatgTTTCAGAcgctttaaatagaaccatgaggaaacattatgggaaggttgtatgcaataTAACAACCATGCtttaagaaacatatggttctcagaacgttatgtggtAGCTGGGTATAATCTAAagtatacagtggcaagaaaaagtaggtgaaccctttggaattacctggatttatgcataaatttgatctgatcttcatctaactCACAACAATATACAAACAAAAGTGTGGTTAAACTAAAAACCTAACATAATTTAAAACATTCATAGTGTAGGTtggggaaagtatgtgaacccctaggctaatggcTTCtcaaagctaattggagtcaactaaccaatcaatgagacgagattggagattttGGTTAgggctgccctgccctataaacaCTCAGAAAATTTGAGggttgctattcacaagaagcattgcctgatgtgaaccatgccttgaacaaaatagatctcagaagacctaagactaagaattgttgacttgcataaagctggaaagggttacaaaagtatctctaaaagtcaGTCCATGGTAAGACATTGTCTATAAATGAaatttcagcactgttgctactctccctaggagtggccgtcctgcaaagatgactgcaagagcacagcacagaatgaggttaagaagaatcctagagtgtcagctaaagacttacagaaatctctggaagatgCTAGCATCTCTGGACGAGTCTACAATACACTAAACAAGAAAGGTGTATATGGGAAgacaccatggaagaagccactgctgtcaaCAAAAAACATTGCTGTACAtttgaagttcgcaaaagagcacctggatgttgcacagcgctactggcaaaaatATTCTGTGGATAGATTAAACTAAAGTTTTGTTGTTTGGAAGGagcacacaacactatgtgtggggAAGAAAAGGGACACCACACCAACataaaacctcatcccaactaaACTATGGTTTGGGACAGCTTGTTATCATCGACAGAAAGTTAAACATtttgtctgccaattgaagctcaacagataTTAGGTgacgcaacaggacaacaacccaaaagacagaattaaatcaacaacagaatggcttgaacagaaggaaatacgccttctggagtggcctcGTCAGTCTTTGAGTGGCCTAGtcagtcctggagtggcctagtcagtcctggagtggcctagtcagtcctgacctcaaccctattgagatgctgtggcatgacctcaagctgttcacaccagacatcccaagaatattgtggAACTGAAGAGGAATGTTCCAAaatgaccgttgtgcaggtctgatcggCAACTACAGAAAatatttggttgaggttatttctGCCAAAGGAGGGTGAACCTGTTATTAAATCCAATGGTTCACATACTTTGTCAtactgcactgtgaatgtttacacggtgtgttcaataaagacatgaacaaTTATAaatgtttgtgttattagtttaagcagactgtttgtctatAGTTACATGAATGACTTAAATGAAGATCAGATGGGCCTCCCggatggcgcagtggtctaatagctgtgccaccagagactctgggttcgagcccaggctctgttgcagccgacCGCGACCAGGAGGCCCATGGGGCCGCGCATTGTTGGCCtagcgccgtccgggttagggagggtttagccggcagggataaagtaatgacttttcaaataagttaccttacacgttatgttagctacgctgtccttacgaaccacatagcatatcattacagcacaCCGTATGTTAGCTATGGGAAGGTAAACTTGCCACTTGTCAtaaacttgccagtatattaactataggctcactaactacccaacgttaattgacttgattattcccgttattcttagcttagctaaatggtatagtcgttgtgtgttctcaatggacattcgggTGCCTTCGTAAATTCACTTCGGCTATCTACTGTGATTTCAGAACATTCTCCAGAGTCTAGCAGAATAATGGATTTACGAGCGCTCAACACTGGTTGAATATGGCCTGTGTGAGTTAACGTCGGCAAAAacgcgtaattaaattgttgccagaaacagtcaccaacgctctggataacaaattgcctaaccagctctgtcagggtgagTAAAATTGACAGAGCTGTcactcatttgtgtctggaagtagctagccaatgttaacttgggtgcttgactgcagtTGTAAGGTCAGAACGctcaaatcaaccctactcctcggccacaGCGTCTAGTGTGCGCTCCGAGAGCAAAATGttcgtttgtaaattcagagcgatctgacaacgctctgaatttacgagcgTACTTTgacactccagattgaatttaagaACACACCCTAAATCGTAAAATTTCAAACTAGTAATTTGTTATGCTACCTAGCTAGCAGGTGGTTGCATAGCAACATCATCAACTTCCGCTAGACCGGCGAAGGgctagtacgctcaactgaaaggatactgTTCCGTTTACAGTGTACTAAAATTAACgaatagtatgtagtatacactatgttagtatgggtattagAACACAACTATAGTCTGTGACAAACATTTCATATTGTAAATGTGAATACCTGCAAGCAGGGTGTACAGTTAACAGACATAATCAGAATATGTAAAACATGGTGTCCAAATTGATTACCATAGAATTGTCATGATATGATTATGATTGGACAGTTTTATCTAGCCTGAAATCTCAAACCTGTTTtgtgctaacattccactccttgtactccATGTCAATGCTAAACTGTGTGCATGACAATGAACAAGGAGTGGGATGATGGCACAGACTGAGACCCAGGCTAGTTTTTATCCCAAGTACTGTACTTGCCTCTCTCTTCCAAGCCATGAGTCTcctcagagactctgggttcttATGCTCCCACCTGCCCACCATGAAGCCCTCCATCTTTAGCTGCTTGAAGATCATGGTCAGGTGGGGATATGGGCCTGATAGATAAGattagatacagtgcattcagaaagtattcagacccctacacttcttccacattttgttgtggaaaaaggctgtaacgtaataaataaaaaaattacatttacatcagtattcagaccctttactcagtactttgttgaagcacctttggcagcgattacagccttaagtctatgacgctacaagcttggaataCTTGTATCGCAATTTAGAGtcccaaagggtctgaatacatatgtaaataaggtatgttttttatatttttaatcacTGTGCActaatttctaaaaacctgttttcgctttgtcattatggggtattgtgtgtagattgcggaACATTTTTTAATGTTATCccctttagaataaggctgtaacttaacaaaatgtggaaaaagtcaagggttctgaatactttctgaatgcactgtagatagacagaaataggagagagaggtgatgtaTAGGCATATTTTTTTATGTTGATTTGACCATTTTAAAATACATAAAGAAGCCACACCAAGCAACAAATACATCTACCGAAATGGCAAAGGATTATATACACAAAAAGTCTAGACttgtttccattgtggtcctttaTAATGGAACACAGAGTTCTAATATGTTAATCAATATATTTATATGTAATCTCTCATGGCCAGATCTATGTAAACAACTGGTACAGTAGAATATTTTGTGACTGAGCGAGAGGCATAGGGTTGTTCCGATGTTTGGGTTTTTCGGTGCTAGCATCTATTCAAACATGGGACATTCAGAGAGGGTGAATGAAGCATCTTGTtccggttcctctccttgttttaGCATTTCTTGATCCCTTCTCTTTAACATGTTTGGACCCGGAACTTAATCGAGTAGTTGACCAATTACGTGAGACTAGTTCTGGGTTAATCGAGATGATTTACTATGCAATGAAACATGAGTGAAATGCATTCAGTTGGTCACAGGTCAGTCTGAGTGTAATGCTGGCTAATGGTGCTCTCTAGTGGAATATTAAAATGAGCAACACTGACAACATATCAACGTACCAATACAGTATGAGAGTTAGGCAATGTAGACTTGACATCTTTGAATGGTTttgaagatgagagagagatcagaCCTGTCTGTGGATTGGTGTCATTATAGGTTGAGATGCTGCCGCACACAGCTATCCTTCCAAACTCCTTCATCTGAGGAATGGCGACACTGGAGAAAAGTCCTCCCACCTTAAAAACGGAGATGTCGAGCTAAATATGTTAAGATGAAATAACTATTACCCAATACTGACAATTTATATCCATGTCTAACAATATTAAAACCACAGAAATACTACTTTATCACTAAATATTAACCCTCCATATCTAACAATATTACCAACTACCAGAGTGAATTACTACACTTTATATAACTACAACTAACTACTTTATAACCTACGTTCTCAAAGAAGCAATCGTATCCGTCGGGCGAGGCAGTCTTTAGGACCTCCTCCAGTGAGCTGACTGTTTTGTAGTTGAAGGCCTCATCGAAGCCTAGCTCCTTGAGGAAGGTCACCTTGGcattggaagaaaaaaaaagtgaGTGCTGGCCCCTTTTTTCATTTTCAGGATAAGTAAGGATAGAGATCACTAGAATTTGTACCTCCCAGTATTTCATCTTAATCCCTTTTTACCTTGCCGTTGGACCCAGCGGAGCCCACAACTCTGCAGCCCTTGATCTTAGCGATCTGGCCCACGATGGAGCCCACGGCCCCGGCTGCAGCGTTCACCAGTAGGGTCTCTCCAGCCTGAAGTCCCAGTACCTCCTCCAGACCGTACAGGGCTGTCAACCTGAAGTCAGAGTACAAAGGGAAGATGGAATAGAAAACAACTTCcattcaaacagaaatgtgtatTTTGCGATTTGTTTATCCATTCTCAACCTCCTGGAAACCATGCACGTACACACTGGTGACCAGTCTGCAGTCAGAGAAAAAGAGGGGTAGCTCTTTAATAAGAAATGTAACTAcagtcacctagctacagtaagaTAGCCGTCGATGGAGTTTACTTCCGTTAAAACAAACAGTATCAAACTCATTATCAACACAAGCAATCATACACATAACATCTGTGTATCACCACCAACTGTCTCGTCATCCTAAAGCACTGATTACCTTTCTCCCCCTCGTCTCAAAACAATCCTCGCTTCAGTCATGTGTAACATTCAATTACTTGTAgtcagtgttgtagtactcgAGTCCAGTCTCGTGACCACATATTGAGTATCTCGGTCTTGGATACATTTTTACTCCGTCTTGGACACGAGGACTGATAATTTCTTCCCGAGACCAGCTGAGACAAAAACTCAGAATTATCAGCTTCTTTTCTGTCAGCGCATTAAACCGCTTCGCCAGGCCAAATATTTACTCCATGTATGACACACGAATATCTTATCACCTATTGAAACGTGGGCCTCCTACTTTACTCGTAACATTACCATCCTTTACTTTCGTAGAAAAATATCCTCAAACTTGGTGGCGCTCATCAGAATTTCCTTGATTGCCTGTTAGGGAAGAGTGGGGGAAATGGATTGAATGTTCCGCGCTCACTTTTAGTAAGGGAGATCGGGGAAATTGTAACAGTGTTTATCTATTATAGGCCTGTTTGAGTTCGTAATCATTTGTAGAGTGGCACTCTTATTTGCCCTCAGCATCCACTTGTTTCGCCATTCTGACTGGCTAAAGAATCTATAtgttgttctgaaatatgaacacagaaatactggaAATGTTGAACTCTTATAATGGTGGCGATTTGACAAAATTACAATTTGCTTCGGTCTTGAATCGGTCTCGCTTTAGGTGGTCTCGAACCCAACACTGCTTGTAATATTTTAAATTCAAAAGATTTGTGATTCAGTAAAatctgctttttgttctatgttgctgtgtctgtatgctacgtcttgcttgtcctatgttgctctgtctgtatgctttgtcttgcttgtcctatgttgctattgtctatatattgtaattgtttttaataacctgccctgggactgcggttgaaaattagccggctggctaaaaccggcacttttactgaaacgttgattaatgtgcactgtccctgtaaaaataaaataaactcaaactcaaaaaCTCTTTAAAAGAGTTCTGTGGAAAAGTGGAACAGGACCATAAGTGGTGACCGTGACCTGCTCTCGAAGATACCTGGGGCCCAAATGTTTATTTTGTCAACCTAGAAGGAAAACATGCAGCTGCTTTTCCTGGCAGACTTGAAGTCAAC encodes:
- the ptgr1.1 gene encoding prostaglandin reductase 1 isoform X2; the encoded protein is MVQAKTWVLTRHFEGFPKDSNFELKLEQLPEPKDGEVLLEALFLSVDPYMRPFSRVRMKEGEVMIGTQVAKVIQSINPAFPVGCHVVGRCGWRTHTVSDGTGLTCLLSDWPQDVSMSLALGAIGMPGLTALYGLEEVLGLQAGETLLVNAAAGAVGSIVGQIAKIKGCRVVGSAGSNGKVTFLKELGFDEAFNYKTVSSLEEVLKTASPDGYDCFFENVGGLFSSVAIPQMKEFGRIAVCGSISTYNDTNPQTGPYPHLTMIFKQLKMEGFMVGRWEHKNPESLRRLMAWKREGKLQCREQVTEGFENMPAAFMGMLQGENIGKAIVKV
- the ptgr1.1 gene encoding prostaglandin reductase 1 isoform X1; its protein translation is MESSDRCPKQRAMVQAKTWVLTRHFEGFPKDSNFELKLEQLPEPKDGEVLLEALFLSVDPYMRPFSRVRMKEGEVMIGTQVAKVIQSINPAFPVGCHVVGRCGWRTHTVSDGTGLTCLLSDWPQDVSMSLALGAIGMPGLTALYGLEEVLGLQAGETLLVNAAAGAVGSIVGQIAKIKGCRVVGSAGSNGKVTFLKELGFDEAFNYKTVSSLEEVLKTASPDGYDCFFENVGGLFSSVAIPQMKEFGRIAVCGSISTYNDTNPQTGPYPHLTMIFKQLKMEGFMVGRWEHKNPESLRRLMAWKREGKLQCREQVTEGFENMPAAFMGMLQGENIGKAIVKV